From Bacteroidota bacterium, the proteins below share one genomic window:
- a CDS encoding methyltransferase domain-containing protein has translation MNAGFWNDRYSQTSFLYGEEPNEFLREAAVVLKSGSHVLSLGEGEGRNAVWLARNGYRVTAVDQSVMGRDKALQLASKHQIRLDYQIQSVQSGPWMADSWDGIVNIFCHLPSADRHLVYAGIHQSLKPGGYFISEQFSPEQLYYQSGGPKDADMLVTPEEIRREFGTGYEIIRLEGCVIQLDEGHHSGPGSVTRVVVRKQ, from the coding sequence ATGAACGCCGGTTTTTGGAATGATCGATACAGTCAGACCTCCTTTCTGTACGGGGAAGAACCCAATGAATTCCTGCGTGAGGCTGCGGTGGTTCTGAAATCAGGTTCACATGTGTTGAGTCTCGGAGAAGGTGAAGGGCGGAATGCGGTCTGGCTGGCTCGCAACGGTTACCGGGTAACGGCGGTTGATCAGTCCGTCATGGGACGCGACAAGGCGCTTCAGCTGGCTTCAAAACACCAGATCCGGCTCGATTACCAGATTCAATCAGTTCAATCGGGTCCGTGGATGGCTGATTCCTGGGATGGCATCGTGAACATTTTCTGTCATCTGCCTTCTGCGGACAGGCATCTGGTCTATGCAGGTATCCATCAATCACTCAAACCGGGTGGCTATTTTATTTCAGAGCAATTTTCCCCTGAACAGTTATACTATCAGTCGGGCGGACCCAAAGATGCGGACATGCTGGTGACACCAGAAGAGATCCGGCGTGAATTCGGAACCGGTTATGAGATCATCCGGTTAGAAGGTTGTGTGATTCAACTTGATGAGGGCCATCATTCAGGTCCCGGATCGGTAACCCGTGTGGTGGTGCGGAAACAATGA
- a CDS encoding HAD family phosphatase, with product MNFIPDLPECTFAPMNLPFTTIIFDLGGVIVNIDYHDTVLAFHDLGFTGFDQHFSFHQQMDVFDQYEMGLISSAEFRSRLNRQFNRSLPDAEFDRAWYTMVKDIPPYRIDLIRKVKSRYQTFLLSNTNESHIRLFNEYVHSSFGLKDLSDLFHKMYYSYEVHLRKPDVAIYRHVLEENGLDPQKTLFMDDNPANVAGSRLAGIPTIHMTGGLELSDVFDVETGQLKPVVMDLVQQ from the coding sequence ATGAACTTTATACCCGACCTGCCTGAATGTACCTTTGCACCCATGAATCTACCATTTACCACCATCATCTTCGATCTCGGCGGTGTCATCGTCAACATCGACTATCACGATACCGTGCTGGCCTTTCACGACCTGGGCTTTACCGGTTTCGATCAGCATTTTTCCTTCCATCAGCAGATGGATGTCTTCGATCAGTATGAAATGGGACTGATTTCCTCTGCGGAATTCCGCTCCCGTCTGAACCGGCAGTTTAACCGTTCCTTACCCGATGCGGAATTCGACCGCGCCTGGTACACCATGGTAAAAGACATTCCTCCCTACCGGATTGACCTGATCAGAAAGGTGAAGTCCCGTTACCAGACCTTTCTTCTGAGCAACACGAATGAAAGCCACATCCGGCTGTTCAATGAATACGTCCATTCTTCATTCGGACTGAAGGATCTGTCTGACCTGTTCCATAAAATGTACTATTCTTACGAGGTTCACCTGCGGAAACCCGATGTGGCCATTTACCGGCATGTGCTGGAAGAAAACGGGCTCGATCCGCAGAAAACCCTGTTTATGGATGACAATCCGGCCAATGTGGCGGGATCAAGGCTGGCTGGCATTCCCACCATTCACATGACGGGCGGATTGGAATTGTCGGATGTTTTCGATGTGGAAACCGGACAGTTGAAACCTGTGGTAATGGATCTGGTTCAGCAGTAA
- a CDS encoding biotin--[acetyl-CoA-carboxylase] ligase produces MAFNPGRFGRLNASGLGQTLVYRPATGSTNTVLKELAGAAPGTVVLADTQSAGRGRLDRVWVDEPGKNLLFSVLDIRPVTDKKSGLIPLLTSLAIVRTIGDRVAGAGIKWPNDLVHDGRKLAGILVEARTTGSTMAFIIGIGLNVNQVRFSVPGGVEPVSLALLTGHPEDRERLLADLLMNLERVLQQEPVSDLLMAYRSACVTTGQTIRFTHHGEEKVGFADSVDDEGRLVIQSEGHTLAYQGNEIFHIRVQP; encoded by the coding sequence ATGGCATTTAATCCCGGCCGGTTTGGACGGCTGAATGCATCCGGTCTTGGTCAGACCCTGGTTTACCGGCCTGCCACCGGATCGACGAATACCGTTCTGAAGGAACTGGCTGGTGCAGCACCGGGAACCGTGGTCCTTGCTGATACTCAATCGGCCGGACGTGGCCGTCTCGACCGTGTCTGGGTGGATGAACCGGGGAAAAACCTGCTGTTCAGTGTTCTCGATATCCGCCCGGTGACCGATAAAAAGTCAGGGCTGATTCCCCTGCTGACCTCTCTGGCCATCGTAAGAACGATTGGTGACCGGGTGGCTGGTGCCGGAATCAAATGGCCGAATGATTTGGTTCACGATGGCCGGAAACTGGCAGGCATTCTGGTTGAAGCAAGAACCACCGGATCAACCATGGCCTTTATCATCGGAATCGGTCTGAATGTGAATCAGGTACGGTTTTCGGTTCCGGGCGGAGTGGAACCCGTTAGTCTGGCCCTACTGACCGGGCATCCTGAAGACCGTGAGCGACTGCTGGCCGATCTGCTCATGAATCTGGAGCGGGTACTGCAGCAGGAACCGGTAAGTGATTTGCTCATGGCTTACCGGTCGGCCTGCGTGACAACGGGTCAGACCATCCGGTTCACCCATCACGGCGAAGAGAAAGTCGGTTTTGCCGACTCGGTTGATGATGAGGGACGGCTGGTGATTCAGTCTGAAGGACACACACTGGCCTATCAGGGCAACGAAATTTTTCATATCCGGGTACAACCATGA
- a CDS encoding type II toxin-antitoxin system VapC family toxin produces the protein MIYFLDTNTCIYFLNGTSTSIRDKLLSTIPSTVKIPSIVKAELIFGAYKSKRKEENLIKIRTFLEPFEVISFSESMADIYAEIRSSCEKSGKPVGPNDLLIASTVLFYSGILVTNNQSEFEMVSNLQVVNWFQ, from the coding sequence ATGATTTATTTTTTAGATACAAATACATGTATCTACTTTTTGAATGGGACAAGCACCTCAATCAGAGACAAACTACTTTCCACTATTCCTTCCACTGTAAAAATTCCATCGATTGTAAAAGCGGAGTTGATTTTTGGAGCATATAAAAGCAAACGAAAAGAGGAAAACCTGATTAAAATCAGGACATTTCTCGAACCATTTGAGGTGATTTCCTTTTCAGAATCGATGGCGGATATTTATGCAGAAATTCGTAGTTCCTGTGAGAAATCGGGTAAACCTGTTGGGCCCAATGATTTATTAATTGCCTCAACCGTTCTTTTTTACTCTGGCATCCTTGTGACAAATAATCAGTCAGAATTCGAAATGGTTTCAAACCTTCAGGTTGTTAACTGGTTTCAATAA
- a CDS encoding valine--tRNA ligase: protein MSTAKIYDPSQVETTRYSAWLQNGHFRSDAASSKEKYCIMIPPPNVTGVLHMGHVLNLTIQDVLSRKARMKGMDVLWQPGMDHAGIATQTRVERTLRQEEGKTRHDLGRDAFIARVWQWKEKYGGIIFNQFQNLGLSCDWDRSRFTMDEGLSRAVRKVFVEWYQAGLIYRGNRLINWCPASMTALSDEEVIYKEQNSKLYFFRYPLADGSGHVVVATTRPETMLGDTAVAVNPSDERYTALIGKQIDLPLTGRKIPVIADSYVDPAFGTGVVKITPAHDPNDYEMALRHHLPMINIMNPDASLNEEVPPAYRGLDRFDARKKVVADFEAAGLLEKIQDHPNKIGYSERADVVIEPRLSDQWFVKMEPLAKPALEAVRNGDIQFYPERWVKTYEHWMTNIKDWCISRQLWWGHRIPVWYCDSCGHITCAMEDPTVCESCKSTSIRQDEDVLDTWFSSQLWPFSTLDWPEDSLYLKSYYPTNDLVTGPDIIFFWVARMVMSSLYFTGKVPFRNVYFTGIIRDKIGRKMSKSLGNSPEPLDLIKTYGADGLRVGIMQMAPQGTDVHFDEERLEQGRNFANKIWNAFRFLDQFTDESNRFDDQLPASLSDLADRWMVHRLQMAIRETESLYSRYRMNEVINTIYEVIWGDFCDWYLELIKPRLYGQDPDVKNQTLGLAIRIFGDLMKLLHPFMPYITEEVWQNLKTRPAGATILYDAYPVSDERYTNEIAARDMAFIQQCINSIRNVRVEMNVPPGKPISLQVRTTDAGFTSLFLDNKIYFEKLARVASIEADPSMVKPEKAGSIVVAGQELFIPLEGLIDTGAEKARLQKEIDRLTGILKGTEAKLNNPGFLAKAPAAVLDAEKEKAQSVRENLEKLAEAYRQLG, encoded by the coding sequence GCAAAGCACGCATGAAAGGAATGGATGTACTCTGGCAGCCGGGAATGGATCATGCCGGAATCGCCACGCAGACCCGTGTTGAACGCACACTCCGTCAGGAAGAAGGGAAAACCCGCCACGATCTCGGACGCGATGCATTCATTGCCCGTGTCTGGCAATGGAAGGAAAAGTACGGCGGAATCATCTTTAACCAGTTTCAGAACCTGGGACTTTCCTGCGATTGGGATCGCAGCCGGTTTACCATGGATGAAGGACTGTCCCGTGCCGTCCGGAAAGTTTTCGTGGAATGGTACCAGGCCGGCCTGATTTACCGCGGAAACCGGCTCATCAACTGGTGCCCCGCTTCCATGACGGCGCTCTCCGATGAAGAAGTGATTTACAAAGAGCAGAACTCGAAACTGTATTTTTTCCGGTATCCGCTGGCCGATGGATCGGGTCACGTGGTGGTGGCCACCACCCGTCCGGAAACCATGCTGGGTGATACAGCCGTGGCCGTTAATCCATCCGACGAACGCTACACGGCCCTGATTGGCAAACAGATTGATCTGCCACTCACAGGACGGAAAATTCCGGTCATAGCCGACAGTTATGTCGATCCGGCCTTTGGAACCGGCGTGGTAAAAATCACCCCGGCTCACGACCCCAACGACTATGAAATGGCACTGCGGCATCACTTGCCCATGATCAACATCATGAATCCCGATGCCAGTCTGAATGAGGAGGTACCGCCAGCCTACCGCGGACTCGACCGGTTCGATGCCCGCAAAAAGGTGGTTGCCGATTTTGAAGCAGCCGGTCTGCTCGAAAAAATTCAGGATCACCCCAATAAAATCGGCTATTCAGAACGGGCCGATGTGGTGATTGAACCCCGGCTCAGTGACCAATGGTTTGTGAAAATGGAACCCCTCGCCAAACCAGCCCTCGAGGCTGTCCGGAATGGCGATATCCAATTTTACCCGGAACGGTGGGTGAAGACCTACGAACACTGGATGACCAATATCAAAGACTGGTGCATTTCCCGGCAACTCTGGTGGGGACACAGAATTCCGGTCTGGTACTGCGATTCCTGTGGTCATATTACCTGTGCCATGGAAGATCCGACCGTCTGCGAATCGTGTAAGTCCACCAGCATCCGTCAGGATGAAGATGTGCTCGACACCTGGTTTTCCTCGCAGTTATGGCCATTTTCCACACTGGACTGGCCGGAAGACTCCCTGTACCTGAAATCCTACTACCCGACCAATGATCTGGTCACCGGACCCGACATCATTTTCTTCTGGGTAGCCCGGATGGTCATGTCCTCCCTGTACTTCACGGGAAAAGTCCCGTTCAGAAACGTGTATTTCACCGGCATTATCCGGGATAAAATCGGCCGCAAAATGTCGAAATCCCTCGGAAATTCCCCCGAACCGCTCGACCTGATTAAAACGTATGGCGCCGACGGACTACGGGTTGGTATCATGCAGATGGCTCCCCAGGGAACCGATGTTCATTTCGATGAAGAACGTCTGGAACAGGGACGAAATTTTGCCAACAAAATCTGGAATGCCTTCCGGTTTCTGGATCAGTTTACCGATGAGTCCAACCGGTTCGATGATCAGTTGCCGGCTTCCCTTTCCGACCTGGCCGATCGCTGGATGGTTCACCGACTGCAGATGGCCATCAGAGAAACCGAGTCTCTTTACTCCCGTTACCGGATGAATGAGGTTATCAATACCATTTATGAGGTTATCTGGGGTGATTTCTGCGACTGGTATCTTGAGCTGATCAAACCGCGACTGTATGGTCAGGATCCCGATGTAAAAAACCAGACACTGGGTCTGGCCATCCGCATTTTCGGCGATCTGATGAAACTGCTTCATCCGTTTATGCCCTACATCACCGAGGAAGTCTGGCAAAATCTCAAAACTCGTCCGGCCGGAGCCACCATTCTGTACGATGCATACCCGGTTTCAGATGAGCGATATACCAACGAAATCGCTGCACGCGACATGGCCTTTATTCAGCAGTGCATCAATTCCATCCGGAATGTCCGTGTGGAAATGAATGTGCCGCCGGGAAAACCCATCAGTCTGCAGGTCAGAACAACCGACGCCGGATTCACCTCTCTGTTTCTCGACAACAAAATCTATTTCGAAAAACTGGCCCGTGTGGCATCCATCGAAGCCGATCCGTCGATGGTAAAACCCGAAAAGGCTGGGTCCATTGTGGTAGCCGGGCAGGAATTGTTTATTCCGCTTGAAGGACTTATCGATACCGGTGCCGAAAAAGCCCGTCTTCAGAAGGAGATCGACCGGTTGACCGGCATTCTGAAAGGTACCGAGGCCAAACTGAACAATCCGGGATTTCTGGCAAAAGCACCTGCTGCAGTGCTGGATGCAGAAAAGGAAAAAGCCCAGTCGGTGCGCGAAAATCTGGAAAAACTGGCCGAGGCCTATCGCCAATTGGGATGA
- the trpD gene encoding anthranilate phosphoribosyltransferase: protein MIQQALKKIVEGHHLSRNEAYQVMNDIMSGQALPTQIAGYLIALRMKGEVVDEIVGSAQAMRDFATVVKPTVSPLVDTCGTGGDASGTFNISTAAAFVAAGAGVKVAKHGNRAVSSKSGSADVLQALGINISLNADQMARCVDETGIGFLFAQTLHPAMKHAIGPRKEMGVRTIFNMLGPLTNPARARRQVIGVFHPGLTELFAEVLQAMGSEHVLVAHGTGGYDELSVTGQTVLTELKSGEIRTYRINPIEFHLPDYRHEDLLGGTPEDNAAIIRDIFAGRRDGAGRAMVALNAGAAIYVSGLTGSLFEGYELAQASISDGLALDKMETLANFSQTFTEGKPV from the coding sequence ATGATTCAGCAAGCGTTAAAGAAAATTGTCGAGGGGCATCACCTCAGCCGGAATGAAGCGTATCAGGTGATGAATGATATCATGTCGGGGCAGGCATTGCCAACCCAGATTGCCGGGTATTTAATTGCCCTGCGCATGAAGGGGGAAGTGGTCGATGAAATCGTCGGGTCGGCACAGGCCATGCGCGATTTTGCCACGGTGGTGAAACCAACCGTTTCGCCGCTGGTTGATACCTGCGGAACGGGTGGGGATGCTTCGGGAACGTTTAACATTTCCACCGCGGCCGCCTTTGTGGCAGCCGGTGCCGGCGTGAAAGTCGCCAAACATGGCAACCGGGCGGTTTCGTCGAAATCGGGTAGTGCCGACGTGCTTCAGGCGCTTGGAATCAACATTTCCCTGAATGCCGACCAGATGGCCCGTTGTGTCGATGAAACCGGAATCGGATTTCTTTTCGCCCAGACGCTTCATCCTGCCATGAAACATGCCATCGGTCCACGGAAGGAAATGGGAGTCCGCACAATCTTTAACATGCTGGGTCCGTTAACCAATCCGGCCCGTGCCCGCAGGCAGGTCATCGGGGTGTTTCATCCCGGTCTGACTGAGTTGTTTGCTGAAGTGCTTCAGGCCATGGGGTCTGAACATGTGCTGGTGGCTCACGGAACCGGTGGCTATGATGAACTGTCGGTGACCGGTCAAACCGTGCTGACCGAACTGAAATCGGGCGAAATCCGGACGTACCGCATCAATCCGATCGAATTTCATCTGCCGGACTACCGTCATGAAGACCTGCTGGGCGGAACGCCGGAGGACAATGCGGCCATCATCCGGGATATTTTTGCCGGCAGGCGCGATGGTGCCGGGCGGGCCATGGTAGCTTTGAATGCCGGGGCTGCCATTTATGTGTCGGGTCTGACTGGCAGTCTGTTCGAAGGATATGAACTGGCACAGGCCTCGATCAGTGACGGACTGGCGCTGGATAAAATGGAAACATTGGCTAACTTCAGTCAAACCTTTACTGAGGGGAAACCGGTATGA
- a CDS encoding ABC transporter ATP-binding protein, whose translation MIPAIELSGLTKSWPSGTAVNHLDLTVPTGCIFGFLGPNGAGKTTTIRMISRLTEPTSGSIRIFGKSVDNLTAEDRQAVGVLFSEPALHDLMTAGENASWFGRLSGLNERSINQRMARLGRWLGVDTADSKLAGDFSSGMRKKLGLLCAMMAHPKLLILDEPFESVDPAGTRRIRRLLTSYAQAGGTVFLSSHVLSQLEAVMTHLAIIHHGELVLSGEIGTIRSELQSLQQKTDLESIFLSSTDMDDEPDIEFTWEDPA comes from the coding sequence ATGATTCCTGCCATTGAACTCTCCGGTCTGACCAAATCGTGGCCGTCGGGAACCGCTGTGAACCACCTCGATCTGACCGTTCCCACCGGATGCATTTTTGGTTTTCTGGGACCAAACGGGGCCGGAAAAACCACCACCATCCGGATGATCAGCCGTCTGACCGAACCGACTTCTGGCTCTATCCGGATTTTTGGCAAATCGGTTGACAATCTGACGGCAGAAGACCGCCAGGCTGTCGGCGTGTTGTTTTCTGAACCCGCCCTTCATGATCTGATGACCGCCGGTGAAAATGCCTCCTGGTTTGGTCGCCTCTCCGGATTGAATGAACGTTCCATTAATCAGCGGATGGCACGGCTGGGACGGTGGCTGGGAGTCGATACAGCCGATTCGAAACTGGCTGGTGATTTTTCTTCGGGCATGCGCAAAAAACTCGGCCTGCTCTGCGCCATGATGGCCCACCCGAAACTGCTGATCCTCGATGAACCTTTCGAATCGGTTGATCCTGCAGGAACCCGGCGGATCAGACGTCTGCTGACCAGTTATGCACAGGCGGGCGGAACGGTGTTTCTTTCCAGTCACGTCCTCTCACAACTCGAGGCCGTGATGACCCATCTGGCCATTATCCATCATGGTGAATTGGTTCTGTCGGGTGAAATCGGAACCATCCGCTCCGAGCTGCAATCCCTGCAGCAGAAAACCGATCTGGAAAGTATTTTTCTGTCGTCCACCGACATGGACGATGAACCCGATATTGAGTTTACTTGGGAAGATCCGGCGTAA
- a CDS encoding transglycosylase domain-containing protein, with protein sequence MKNTHFLIKISLILFSSLLVLFLAAVLLWPTAIRYVLDRQLTSLEARWNGTATYQSLEVDGLTIRLKGLDLSGNQSGKQSLMSARLLEVTLSWSQFWTFSRIPDSFRMDSASIYLVRDASGRWNFSDIRQQDLPSDTTATGFPKITGPLRWLLNRLSADQIPQVSVTNTRMRIQTPDYDWRLDSLVTLIGNNQLSIRLKSPQNVLQATGTIHGDSLSILINDPFRLTLPLPIEKPLVLTGKAGAFTMTSDGSSSFTFEGGYQQLMFSHPGLAVQPVLFRAFRGKTTVSFPSGNLMEIRSEFNPGDLQVNHDFTLDENQDKPVITSGLNLEPAGMVLFRRSLPDAILGPLTEFRFSGELGYDLSIQVDFNQLDSLKLEGTVLTRQFSVLSPGVDFNRLDTTFYQTVYDGTDSAGTVLIGTQNPDFVPFSAIPSHLTGAVLTNEDGQFFNHRGFNPEAFRLALIANLESRGFRRGASTISMQLVKNLYLNRRKNLARKFQELVITWLLEYQRPVSKERMLEIYLNMIEWGPGVYGIGPAARFYFNKPATTLTPEESFFLATLVPSPKKYARRFRSGTLSPAVVETMDFIAGKMVRADRLDSANFSGLNWESIQITGPAKVAILPTVTDSATTIDLSEDDRD encoded by the coding sequence ATGAAAAATACACATTTTCTGATCAAAATCAGTCTGATCCTGTTTTCGAGCCTGCTGGTTCTGTTTCTGGCAGCGGTTCTGCTGTGGCCAACAGCCATCCGGTACGTCCTCGATCGTCAGCTGACCTCTCTTGAAGCAAGATGGAACGGAACGGCCACTTACCAGTCTCTCGAGGTCGATGGACTCACCATCCGACTGAAGGGCCTGGATCTTTCAGGAAATCAATCCGGCAAACAATCACTCATGTCCGCCCGGCTGCTCGAAGTCACTCTTTCCTGGAGTCAGTTCTGGACTTTCAGCCGCATTCCCGACTCCTTCCGGATGGATAGTGCCAGCATTTATCTGGTACGCGATGCATCGGGACGCTGGAATTTTTCAGACATAAGACAACAAGACCTGCCTTCCGACACAACTGCAACGGGTTTCCCCAAAATCACCGGTCCCCTTCGTTGGTTGCTCAACCGGCTTTCTGCCGATCAGATTCCGCAGGTATCGGTCACCAATACCCGCATGCGCATTCAGACTCCCGATTATGACTGGCGGCTCGACTCGCTGGTTACTCTTATCGGAAACAACCAACTGTCCATCCGGCTGAAAAGTCCGCAGAATGTGCTTCAGGCAACCGGGACTATTCACGGGGATTCGCTTTCCATTCTGATCAACGATCCGTTCCGGCTGACGCTTCCCCTGCCCATCGAAAAACCCCTCGTCCTTACGGGCAAAGCCGGTGCATTTACCATGACATCGGATGGATCATCCAGTTTCACTTTCGAAGGCGGCTATCAGCAGCTGATGTTTTCTCATCCCGGTCTGGCCGTTCAGCCTGTTCTGTTCCGGGCCTTCCGGGGCAAAACAACGGTGTCCTTTCCTTCTGGAAATCTGATGGAAATCCGGTCCGAATTCAACCCCGGCGATCTTCAGGTGAACCATGACTTTACACTGGATGAAAATCAGGATAAACCGGTGATCACCTCTGGCCTGAATCTTGAACCTGCCGGCATGGTCCTGTTCCGCCGGTCCCTGCCCGATGCCATCCTGGGTCCGCTTACCGAGTTCAGATTTTCTGGTGAACTGGGGTATGACCTGTCCATACAGGTCGATTTTAATCAGTTGGATAGTCTTAAACTGGAAGGAACGGTTCTGACCCGTCAATTCAGTGTGCTCTCACCGGGTGTGGATTTCAACCGGCTGGATACCACCTTTTATCAGACCGTGTACGACGGAACCGATTCGGCCGGAACCGTTCTGATTGGTACACAGAACCCGGACTTTGTTCCCTTTTCAGCCATTCCTTCACATCTGACCGGTGCTGTTCTGACCAATGAAGATGGTCAGTTTTTCAATCATCGCGGATTCAATCCGGAAGCCTTCCGGTTGGCCCTGATCGCCAATCTGGAAAGCCGGGGTTTCCGCCGGGGTGCCTCCACCATTTCCATGCAGCTGGTTAAGAATCTCTATCTGAACCGGCGGAAAAACCTGGCCCGGAAATTTCAGGAACTGGTCATTACCTGGCTGCTCGAGTATCAGCGGCCGGTGAGTAAGGAACGAATGCTGGAAATCTACCTGAACATGATTGAATGGGGTCCCGGTGTGTACGGAATCGGTCCGGCCGCCCGGTTCTACTTCAATAAACCGGCAACGACCCTCACGCCGGAAGAAAGCTTCTTCCTGGCAACACTAGTTCCCTCTCCTAAGAAATATGCCCGCCGTTTCCGTTCAGGCACCCTGTCACCCGCCGTTGTGGAAACGATGGATTTTATTGCAGGGAAAATGGTCCGGGCCGATCGGCTGGATTCTGCTAATTTCAGCGGATTGAATTGGGAATCGATTCAGATCACCGGACCCGCCAAAGTGGCCATTCTGCCCACGGTGACCGATTCAGCCACAACCATCGACCTGAGTGAGGACGACCGGGATTAA
- a CDS encoding type III pantothenate kinase has protein sequence MNYLLAIDIGNTNTVIGIMKDGVVLHSWRITTGNLQTVDELGILVLELLRNRGYQTADIRHVGICSVVPDVTTIYQAVATTYIGRESFTVGHHLDLGIKIIYDDPRAVGADRLANVIAAMHRFGGPGVVIDLGTATTFDVYNDKGDYLGGVISPGIETSALSLHRRAAKLPRINLELPDTIIAKNTTAAMQNGILLGSLKSAEGIIGEIQKEFDQPLKLTITGGFSTFIRSHSVLSMEQVPDLVLEGVYRIGHRLGYC, from the coding sequence ATGAATTATCTGCTGGCAATCGACATCGGAAACACCAATACGGTGATTGGCATCATGAAAGATGGGGTGGTGCTTCATTCCTGGAGAATCACCACAGGAAACCTTCAGACCGTGGATGAACTGGGCATTCTGGTTCTCGAACTGCTCCGTAACCGCGGCTATCAGACAGCCGATATCCGGCATGTGGGCATCTGCAGTGTCGTTCCCGATGTCACCACCATTTACCAGGCGGTGGCCACCACTTATATCGGACGTGAATCCTTTACGGTCGGGCATCATCTCGATCTGGGAATAAAAATCATCTACGACGATCCGCGTGCGGTTGGTGCCGACCGGCTGGCCAATGTGATTGCGGCCATGCATCGGTTTGGCGGACCGGGTGTGGTGATCGATCTGGGAACAGCGACCACCTTTGATGTCTATAACGACAAGGGCGACTATCTGGGCGGGGTGATTTCGCCGGGAATCGAGACCAGTGCGCTTTCTCTCCATCGCCGGGCCGCAAAACTTCCGCGGATTAATCTGGAATTGCCAGATACGATCATTGCAAAAAACACCACGGCGGCCATGCAGAATGGCATCTTACTCGGCTCACTGAAATCGGCCGAGGGTATCATCGGTGAAATTCAGAAGGAATTTGATCAGCCACTGAAACTGACCATTACCGGCGGATTCAGTACGTTTATCCGGTCGCATTCGGTTCTGAGCATGGAACAGGTTCCCGATCTGGTACTGGAAGGCGTGTACCGGATCGGTCACCGGCTGGGTTACTGCTGA